A portion of the Naumovozyma castellii chromosome 2, complete genome genome contains these proteins:
- the SPO71 gene encoding Spo71p (ancestral locus Anc_8.248): MTLSAQEIIDIISDDQKYVQHTSLRCSNKDGQVQTFTIPRYSFTAFRLSYTSPVELSLCSKVVLLGGVPSNWYEEQKNRIWGTFARLTLRNLIRNTNKLTDYGYRSVYGQRRRHIVPKFMTEKMTSNINENHQLSQQSKPEPQLRNESITEPIFHMKLENTSGSQEENTQTAPLVPVIEEVEENLRQTRKVRPSLLPKHESCPPYYMRRPTLVSDKGNDERANIHTSTGNKASNERIELSSFETRMGITDSEDVCPPDVQDNSVHASAGDVCISRYTNGNSINNVTSKESIGKTQSISKSILNPDILNTHIQILHYSNDQGFPGKLIFDDQPSPTDNGLHYRRRKRKTSKKEGRKGVHIRDLKSLQILDPEPEKFNKNFYKGLPKVNNKKSNNMMKRVNDARSSSIVRTVTNVQPVQDAKKSLVGYVRKSKYGEIALREKMLVMVKAADSCKEAMPSFSETELIDTRILDRWKEYIVVARKTGDFNAPLILQFYHSRKISKTFEERHIEKSSMHGSSLDFFLDRNCVVNFYSSLDKTICVQKPDKKISEAISNGTTIKYKDVSSLKIYILRCRTIRSSENWYSFLQEALNLKKIPRRIPIHVPDANIIMNISITRSLSKFICQLTEQENCNLKISVLERGYKIFQSPFLRYVSVAIFEELKRSDELFLIKEWEQTNVILGCDLRRYDRIEWCPVHYINILRTEWELMKTHILEYRPFTNYPRLTSNLDGSKIVEPLPIEGFLIKYTNKYGREWSSFSKLYLKPSYFFTNENFLFYMSAFKTVPPLPIESSFDNLGDLCQLDRDKEIIDSLPYIYEQDPYHLELDGHISWLNENTTSTTFNKNDLYAFKCFNRRVAQILKSEGILDLTKVNKICQGELVSLKNNELKYSILKSANFTFWERRAELDDTVRSTILIETSDNLKLKLLAPSPIIAHEWVESLSNMVTYWKQRQIDDTKKMWSMKTLNLKNLKIAETEEANICENTPKWVSDRGLADPTLFNVNALSLLRPLIQKGILYWKPKKHSIFSKYFVILIPGFILLFNCFHRSTTGFAKKVVDYEHYMTIPIDECYLYSGTTTEPDLLKRDHTFDFINPGNHALPRAYNDGWKSTEKESSRCFTLWIGSKRAISNYSLEDEHVTESGHSELNSMKKKTEKDKGFKKDKKTVRVVNRLGVNGKSMVFMARSRQERDIWVLALYYELERIKNASDHDS, translated from the coding sequence ATGACTGAAAAGATGACGTCCAATATCAATGAGAACCATCAATTATCACAACAAAGTAAACCTGAACCACAACTCCGAAATGAATCCATTACAGAACCCATATTTCATATGAAATTAGAAAACACTTCCGGATCGCAGGAGGAAAATACACAGACGGCTCCACTAGTCCCAGTTATAGAAGAAGTTGAGGAGAATCTGAGGCAAACCAGAAAAGTAAGACCCTCATTATTACCAAAGCATGAGAGTTGCCCTCCATATTACATGAGGAGACCCACTTTGGTTTCTGATAAAGGGAACGATGAAAGAGCGAATATACATACTAGTACAGGCAATAAAGCTTCAAATGAGCGAATTGAACTGTCCTCCTTTGAGACTAGAATGGGAATCACTGATTCAGAGGATGTCTGCCCACCCGATGTCCAGGATAATAGTGTGCATGCCAGTGCAGGTGATGTATGTATTTCAAGGTACACAAACGGGAACTCGATCAATAATGTAACATCCAAAGAAAGTATAGGTAAAACTCAAAgcatttcaaaatcaatattGAATCCAGACATTTTAAACACTCATATTCAGATCCTTCATTACTCAAACGATCAAGGCTTTCCAGGAAAGCTAATATTCGACGACCAGCCTTCACCCACTGATAATGGTTTACACTATAGAAGACGAAAGAGGAAAACTTCCAAAAAGGAAGGAAGAAAGGGCGTTCATATTCGAGACCTGAAATCACTCCAGATTTTAGACCCTGAACCAGAAAAGTTCAATAAAAACTTTTATAAAGGCCTGCCGAAAGtaaataacaaaaaaagCAATAACATGATGAAACGAGTAAATGATGCAAGGAGTTCCTCTATTGTCAGGACCGTCACAAACGTCCAACCAGTACAAGATGCCAAGAAGTCGCTAGTTGGTTACGTTagaaaatcaaaatatggtGAAATCGCACTAAGGGAGAAAATGCTAGTGATGGTTAAAGCTGCTGATTCTTGTAAAGAAGCTATGCCCTCATTTTCAGAAACTGAACTAATTGATACAAGAATTCTTGATAGGTGGAAAGAATACATTGTCGTGGCAAGAAAAACTGGTGATTTCAATGCTCCTCTAATCCTACAATTCTACCATTCTCGCAAAATTTCGAAAACTTTCGAGGAGCGACATATAGAGAAGTCATCTATGCATGGGAGCTCCTTGGACTTTTTTCTGGATAGGAATTGCGTAGTGAATTTTTACAGCTCATTGGATAAAACAATATGTGTCCAAAAGCCAGACAAGAAAATATCGGAGGCGATTAGCAATGGTACGACCATAAAATACAAAGATGTATcctctttgaagatttatATTCTTAGATGCCGCACAATCCGCTCTTCTGAAAACTGGTACTCGTTCCTCCAAGAAGCATTGAACCtgaaaaaaattccaagaCGTATACCCATACATGTTCCTGATGCAAATATTATCATGAACATTAGCATTACGAGGAGTTTgtcaaaatttatttgtcAATTAactgaacaagaaaattgcaatttaaaaatatcaGTACTAGAAAGAGGCtataaaattttccagTCTCCATTTCTTCGTTATGTTTCAGTAgcaatatttgaagaattgaaaagatcaGATGAACTTTTTTTGATCAAGGAATGGGAACAAACAAATGTTATTCTCGGGTGTGATCTTAGGCGTTATGATCGTATAGAATGGTGCCCTGTGCATTATATCAATATTCTAAGAACGGAATGGGAGTTAATGAAAACACATATACTGGAATATAGACCATTCACCAACTATCCGCGGCTAACATCTAACCTTGATGGTTCAAAAATAGTGGAACCGCTGCCGATTGAAGGTTTTCtaataaaatatacaaACAAATATGGCCGAGAATGGTCATCTTTTTCGAAGTTATACTTGAAGCCATCCTACTTCTTCACTAATGaaaactttttattttacaTGTCGGCATTTAAAACAGTTCCGCCTCTACCTATTGAATCCAGCTTTGATAATCTAGGTGATTTATGTCAACTGGACAGAGACAAGGAGATCATTGATTCCCTACCGTATATTTATGAGCAAGATCCTTACCACTTAGAATTAGATGGCCATATTTCCTGGTTGAACGAAAATACAACATCCAcaacatttaataaaaatgatttatATGCatttaaatgtttcaatagACGTGTCGCACAAATACTGAAGTCAGAGGGTATTTTAGATTTAACTAAGgtaaataaaatttgtCAAGGTGAACTGGTCagtttaaaaaataatgagcttaaatattccattttGAAATCGGCAAATTTTACGTTTTGGGAAAGGAGGGCTGAATTAGATGACACTGTAAGATCCACAATTTTGATTGAGACTTCagataatttaaaattaaaactTCTTGCACCATCACCTATAATTGCGCATGAATGGGTAGAATCATTATCTAATATGGTTACTTATTGGAAACAAAGGCAGATTGATGATACGAAGAAAATGTGGAGTATGAAGAccttgaatttgaaaaatctaaAGATTGCAGAAACAGAAGAAGCAAATATATGTGAAAACACGCCAAAATGGGTATCAGATCGTGGATTAGCAGATCCTACATTGTTTAATGTGAACGCACTATCACTTCTACGACCCTTGATTCAAAAGGGAATATTATACTGGAAACCAAAGAAGCACTctatcttttcaaaatattttgttatCTTGATTCCAGGATTCATACTCCTATTTAATTGTTTTCACAGATCAACTACGGGGTTTGCAAAGAAAGTAGTAGATTATGAACATTACATGACAATCCCAATTGATGAATGCTACTTGTATTCGGGTACTACTACCGAACCTGATTTGCTTAAAAGAGATCACACATTTGATTTTATCAATCCTGGAAATCATGCTTTACCAAGGGCATATAATGATGGCTGGAAATCAACAGAGAAAGAATCTTCCAGGTGTTTTACGTTGTGGATAGGTTCTAAGAGAGCCATATCAAACTATTCTTTAGAAGATGAGCATGTCACTGAAAGTGGTCATAGTGAGTTGAACAGtatgaaaaagaaaactgAGAAAGATAAAGGATTTAAGAAGGACAAAAAGACAGTCAGAGTAGTCAATAGGCTCGGTGTCAATGGTAAATCCATGGTTTTTATGGCAAGATCAAGACAAGAAAGAGATATATGGGTTTTGGCACTGTATTATGAGCTAGAACGGATTAAGAATGCTAGTGATCATGATAGTTAA
- the STE5 gene encoding Ste5p (ancestral locus Anc_8.247) has translation MITESERPSFNTLPGIFPSMQQSPRQPPRLNTSLTTHYEPLKTPSPLLRGKSWTEKLTSTVQRSGGKKNKIKATPASHLSLSPALLRSSSMSPPPNPKVVTPSTQISHPFRTSSLPRPRSTLFTPKHREMSDSALSMSRSETPPKIVPFGYPKLKNSIKKSFLNESCTLCDEPISNRSTGERIIELECGHLSHQECLIVSFEHSSNMQSYDFYSMFPECTKCKETKMESVKCIPKNEELKDRLISDFLITNGTTTQEPIPQSPSTIVQPTFHVVTPVLSSPSHTPLQNMQAHTLIQQQQISPSYLERSDDFPLADAPINKPKSLPLHNHLGSSRHSFFPSTVAQIQKTQKARGSSIYGSSSIISSVPDEDESIITGSDLTTSGNGNDIPVPILRSYFIQTLLNSFDERLTDWQIDSQYGLLRLVDKLMVSTDEVNYTTSWCFLLESALIIATVIDDDSSIVNNEGEGNLLSTKLTNLQIYKPIENIKVNTVKSSVLKCVISDEHSGELKEIYLTENLDSDSSKVVQKWISALLDYNLKFNENTFTSTLPLPPVIRKLSEENESEGTFASLIGPNKILEVSSVEQSHDSVIIRRGFSLSQNQVGRNNRDTITTVMTTISSILSLKRERPDDVVIVLQIDFKKIKNEDDYTTIYNTLKALTFKFPRLKACIVDAERNTLAIEPVADFIKNKDELRNLKDREIGKTFNIPWLKETLYPSGIRQNIGIVVISNSSMENDKSVLLMDFQPFTCAGRRRPNELKLKVGYLNVDYSEKVNELVEIESWCSLLETLCYSLTLNFDDDGDTYDDGEDDDISNFNSDVESTTTIHIDTPLVEDDLLNTSSVYDEHMKDSISPAGNSSNLTDPEINQDSLSSKSELTPNWASRPTSPEKNQEFDPLLNDIEKAIEEIQQSKGDINTSSSHSNKGTLYSYL, from the coding sequence aTGATAACAGAAAGTGAAAGACCATCGTTCAACACTCTTCCTGGCATCTTTCCTTCAATGCAGCAATCTCCCAGACAACCACCTCGGTTGAATACGTCTTTGACAACACACTATGAGCCTCTAAAAACACCATCACCATTGTTAAGAGGGAAGTCATGGACCGAAAAGTTGACTAGCACTGTCCAGAGAAGTGGTGgtaagaagaataaaataaaagcTACCCCAGCGTCTCATCTATCCCTTTCGCCAGCGTTATTACGTTCGTCCTCCATGTCTCCACCACCTAATCCAAAAGTTGTTACACCTTCAACTCAAATATCGCATCCTTTTAGAACTTCCTCCTTACCAAGACCAAGATCCACATTATTTACCCCGAAACATCGAGAAATGTCCGATTCAGCTTTATCAATGTCAAGAAGTGAAACACCTCCAAAAATAGTTCCATTTGGATACCCTAAACTAAAAAACTCcattaaaaaatcatttttaaatgaatCTTGTACGCTTTGTGATGAACCTATCTCTAACAGAAGTACCGGAGAAAGAATTATAGAATTAGAATGTGGTCATTTGAGTCACCAAGAATGTTTGATTGTTTCCTTTGAACATTCTTCCAATATGCAATCCTATGATTTTTACTCTATGTTCCCTGAATGTACTAAATGTAAAGAAACTAAAATGGAATCGGTCAAATGTATtccaaaaaatgaagaattgaaagatagGTTAATATCCGACTTCTTGATAACTAATGGTACTACCACACAGGAGCCAATACCACAATCACCTTCTACTATAGTGCAACCAACTTTTCATGTCGTCACGCCTGTATTGTCATCACCTTCCCATACACCTTTACAAAATATGCAAGCGCACACCCTgatccaacaacaacaaatatcACCAAGTTATTTGGAAAGATCAGATGATTTCCCATTAGCTGACGCTCCAATTAACAAACCAAAGAgtcttcctcttcataACCACCTTGGTTCTTCACGACATTCTTTTTTCCCATCTACTGTCGCTCAAATTCAGAAAACTCAAAAGGCTCGCGGTAGTTCCATATATGGTTCTTCGTCAATTATATCGTCTGTCCCAGATGAAGACGAATCGATCATAACAGGTAGTGACTTAACAACATCTGGAAATGGTAATGACATTCCTGTTCCAATTCTAAGATCTTATTTTATACAAACCTTACTGAATTCTTTTGATGAAAGGTTAACTGATTGGCAAATAGATTCTCAATATGGTTTACTACGATTAGTTGATAAATTGATGGTCTCGACGGATGAGGTCAACTACACAACTAGCTGGTGCTTCCTACTCGAGAGTGCTCTGATCATTGCCACAGTAATTGATGACGACTCTTCAATTGTTAACAACGAAGGTGAAGGAAATTTGCTTTCCACCAAATTAACCAATTTGCAAATTTATAAACCCATTGAAAACATCAAAGTGAATACTGTTAAATCATCAGTTTTAAAATGTGTCATTTCAGATGAACATTCCGGagaattgaaggaaatttatttgacaGAAAATTTAGATAGTGATTCTAGCAAAGTAGTTCAAAAATGGATATCAGCTCTCTTAGATTACAACTTGAagtttaatgaaaatactTTTACTTCAACTTTACCGTTACCCCCTGTAATCAGGAAATTATCAGAGGAGAATGAATCTGAAGGTACATTTGCTAGTCTCATTGGtccaaataaaatattggaagtTTCTAGTGTCGAACAAAGTCATGACAGTGTAATTATTAGAAGAGGATTCTCATTGTCGCAGAACCAAGTTGGTAGGAATAATAGAGATACCATTACAACGGTGATGACCACTATTAGCTCAATTTTATCTTTGAAGAGAGAACGTCCGGATGATGTGGTTATTGTCCTACAAatagatttcaaaaaaataaaaaacgAAGATGATTATACCACCATATATAATACTTTGAAAGCTTTGACATTTAAATTTCCAAGGCTGAAGGCATGTATCGTGGATGCAGAGCGAAATACATTGGCCATTGAACCAGTGGCTGATTTTATCAAAAACAAAGATGAGCTTagaaatttaaaagataGAGAGATTGGTAAAACATTCAATATACCTTGGCTAAAAGAAACTCTTTATCCTTCTGGAATACgacaaaatattggaattgtGGTTATATCGAATAGCTCAATGGAAAACGATAAATCAGTTCTTCTAATGGATTTTCAACCATTCACATGTGCCGGCAGGCGCAGAcctaatgaattgaaactaAAAGTAGGTTACCTGAATGTTGACTATAGCGAAAAAGTGAACGAATTGGTCGAAATTGAATCTTGGTGTTCATTACTAGAGACGTTATGCTATAGTTTaactttgaattttgatgatgatggcGACACTTATGACGATGGAGAGGATGATGACATTTcgaatttcaattctgaTGTAGAATCTACGACGACGATCCATATAGATACACCTCtagttgaagatgatttaCTAAATACCAGTTCTGTCTACGATGAACATATGAAAGATTCAATAAGTCCCGCAGGTAATTCTTCTAATCTCACTGACCCCGAAATAAATCAGGACAGTTTGAGTTCTAAATCTGAATTGACACCTAATTGGGCTTCTAGGCCAACATCACCTGAAAAGAATCAAGAGTTTGATCCTCTTCTGAATGATATCGAGAAggcaattgaagaaatccAACAGTCAAAGGGGGATATAAATACATCTTCAAGCCACTCTAATAAAGGGACATTGTATTCTTATCTATAA
- the ARX1 gene encoding putative hydrolase (ancestral locus Anc_8.245), translated as MKNFSNRKKITSEMRCDEMSLKDHCINFEALFNLRTLRNPSIRSVMALAISHEDTEILLKDKNVLQESVLDKYRVAGQISQTALKYVTGLINDAYHYKTTQHQFTIPELCLLTDSFILTRLEQYYKNKVNERGIALPTTIDVDQIASGWCPEVDDVKNLEHWNKEATDSPFTSSITGVLREGDIVKISLGVHIDGYTSQVSHTMVIYPLDATTQPVKPAGQLLGGKADAIAAAHIAMETTVALLACALTPEKLPVSLTSGNGQVTGQLIRLVVDTIARSYNCAVVPSSRVRRIRRFLAGQNEGIVAEREYKGVVWTESHQEAQLLANTEVKDLVMVDRSKGLPAVASAVPVDDFVVNAGEVYLIDLKMAPLDQLTKKGLVTLETVDSFSGKSHKNNQLIARSGSFVRDFAQSHILKLKTSRQLLSKIDRQGVYPFKLSHLSSNFPLSSDEEFDNLKNELKSFRLGMSEISNNYLCVETPIQVAKWVPWDHILKSTNPNGNLSYDASATLTLPGHELPLPKLGISALKLKSLIKSSRECVNLAVARECNTVILCGSDVSSNERPELLRLTGGSKTCQPSWIHSTHELDGEDATVQGIFQLAALAKDKRFGLLLRETQPMKQNV; from the coding sequence atgaaaaacttttcaaatcgaaaaaaaataactaGTGAGATGCGATGCGATGAGATGAGCTTAAAGGACCATTGTATAAATTTTGAAGCGCTGTTCAACCTACGTACATTAAGAAACCCAAGTATCAGATCAGTAATGGCTTTGGCAATTTCCCATGAGGATACCGAGATCTTATTGAAGGACAAGAATGTCTTACAAGAATCAGTGTTAGATAAATATAGAGTTGCGGGCCAAATTTCACAAACTGCTTTGAAATATGTTACAGGTTTAATTAACGATGCATACCATTACAAAACCACTCAACATCAGTTCACCATTCCTGAATTATGTCTACTCACAGATTCCTTCATTTTGACTCGTTTGGAGCAATATTATAAGAATAAAGTTAACGAGAGAGGTATTGCTCTTCCAACAACTATTGATGTCGATCAAATTGCTTCTGGATGGTGCCCTGAAGTGGATGATgtgaagaatttggaaCATTGGAATAAAGAAGCCACAGATTCTCCATTCACCTCCTCCATTACTGGTGTATTAAGAGAAGGTGACATTGTGAAAATTTCCCTAGGTGTTCATATCGATGGTTATACCTCTCAAGTGTCTCATACTATGGTTATTTATCCATTAGATGCCACCACGCAACCAGTTAAACCTGCAGGTCAATTATTAGGTGGTAAGGCAGATGCTATTGCCGCAGCTCATATCGCTATGGAAACCACTGTTGCATTATTAGCATGTGCTTTAACTCCAGAGAAATTACCTGTCTCATTAACTTCAGGTAACGGTCAAGTGACCGGCCAATTGATTAGATTAGTGGTAGATACCATTGCTCGTTCTTACAATTGTGCTGTGGTTCCAAGTTCTCGTGTTCGTAGAATTAGAAGATTCTTGGCTGGTCAAAACGAAGGTATTGTTGCTGAAAGAGAATATAAAGGTGTTGTATGGACGGAATCTCACCAGGAAGCTCAATTATTGGCTAACACCGAGGTGAAAGATTTGGTCATGGTAGACCGTTCTAAGGGATTGCCTGCTGTGGCCTCTGCTGTTCCAGTGGATGATTTCGTAGTTAATGCTGGTGAAgtttatttaattgatttaaagATGGCTCCATTGGATCAATTGACCAAGAAAGGGTTAGTCACTTTGGAGACTGTGGATTCTTTTTCTGGTAAATCTCATAAgaataatcaattgattgCTAGATCTGGTTCCTTTGTGAGAGATTTTGCTCAATCACATATCTTAAAATTAAAGACTTCCAGACAATTATTATCCAAGATTGATAGACAAGGTGTTTACCCTTTCAAACTTTCTCATTTATCCTCCAACTTTCCTCTATCATccgatgaagaatttgataacttaaagaatgaattgaaatcattTAGACTTGGTATGAGtgaaatttccaataattaTCTATGTGTGGAAACACCAATACAGGTTGCCAAATGGGTCCCATGGGATCACATACTGAAATCCACGAACCCTAATGGTAATTTGAGTTATGACGCCAGTGCCACTTTGACACTACCTGGTCATGAATTACCATTACCTAAATTAGGAATCTCTgctttgaaattgaaatctttaatCAAGTCCTCGAGAGAATGTGTGAATTTGGCCGTGGCTCGTGAATGTAATACCGTTATATTGTGTGGTTCAGATGTTAGTAGTAATGAGAGGCCTGAATTGTTGAGATTGACTGGTGGGTCCAAGACATGTCAACCAAGTTGGATTCATTCCACTCATGAACTGGATGGTGAAGATGCTACCGTGCAAggtattttccaattggcTGCATTGGCTAAGGATAAGAGATTCGGTTTATTATTGAGAGAGACACAACCAATGAAGCAAAATGTGTAA
- the TVP15 gene encoding Tvp15p (ancestral locus Anc_8.244), translating into MSALPATAFKFGNILLGSTSTLAALSQLSYISSNFVAVPLALYALVLSIGTVYLEFKIPSNIFNFASFYFSFLGRGLTYILISILLSFGGALKKINMLLLFFYGLAHVAFQFTPFVEEPNNYRSAGSSISIGDDDNDDNDEVI; encoded by the coding sequence ATGTCTGCTTTACCTGCAACTGCCTTTAAGTTCGGCAATATCCTGCTCGGATCCACCTCAACCCTCGCTGCTCTCTCACAATTATCATACATCTCCAGTAATTTCGTCGCCGTACCATTAGCTCTGTATGCATTAGTTCTGTCCATCGGAACCGTCTATTTGGAATTCAAGATTCCCTCCAACATCTTTAATTTTGCCTCCTTTTATTTTAGTTTCCTGGGAAGAGGTCTCACTTACATCCTAATCAGTATTTTGCTCAGTTTTGGTGGtgcattgaagaagataaacATGTTATTGCTATTCTTTTACGGATTAGCACATGTTGCTTTCCAATTCACACCATTCGTGGAAGAACCAAACAATTATAGATCGGCGGGATCTTCTATTTCCATcggtgatgatgataatgatgataatgacgAAGTTATTTAA
- the BMH2 gene encoding 14-3-3 family protein BMH2 (ancestral locus Anc_8.243), producing MSTSREDSVYLAKLAEQAERYEEMVESMKDVASSGQELSVEERNLLSVAYKNVIGARRASWRIVSSIEQKEESKEKSEHQVELIRSYRSKIETELTKISDDILTVLDSHLIPSATTGESKVFYYKMKGDYHRYLAEFSSGDVRDKATNASLEAYKTASEIATTELPPTHPIRLGLALNFSVFYYEIQNSPDKACHLAKQAFDDAIAELDTLSEESYKDSTLIMQLLRDNLTLWTSDMSETAQEESQQQAAPAAAAPAQDAPAAAAEGEAPK from the coding sequence aTGTCTACCAGCCGTGAAGATTCCGTATATTTAGCCAAATTAGCTGAACAAGCTGAACGTTACGAAGAAATGGTCGAAAGTATGAAGGACGTCGCATCTTCAGGCCAAGAACTATCTGTGGAAGAACGTAATTTACTTTCTGTCGCTTATAAGAACGTTATTGGTGCTCGTCGTGCCTCTTGGAGAATCGTTTCCTCCATTGAACAAAAGGAAGaatcaaaggaaaaatCCGAACATCAAGTCGAATTGATTCGTTCTTACCGttccaaaattgaaactgAATTAACTAAGATTTCTGATGATATCCTAACCGTCTTGGATTCTCATTTAATTCCTTCCGCTACCACCGGTGAATCTAAAGTCTTTTATTACAAGATGAAGGGTGATTACCATCGTTATTTGGCTGAATTCTCTAGCGGTGACGTTAGAGATAAAGCTACAAACGCCTCTTTGGAAGCTTACAAGACAGCTTCTGAAATTGCTACCACCGAGCTACCTCCAACTCATCCAATCCGTTTAGGTTTGGCTTTGAATTTCTCCGTCTTTTACTACGAAATTCAAAACTCTCCTGATAAAGCTTGTCATTTGGCAAAGCAAGCATTCGATGATGCTATCGCCGAATTAGATACTTTATCTGAAGAATCTTACAAGGATAGTACTTTGATTATGCAATTATTGAGAGATAATTTGACCTTGTGGACTTCTGATATGTCTGAAACTGCTCAAGAAGAGTCTCAACAACAAGCTGCTCCTGCCGCTGCTGCTCCAGCTCAAGATGCTCcagctgctgctgctgaaGGTGAAGCTCCAAAATAA
- the GRX3 gene encoding monothiol glutaredoxin GRX3 (ancestral locus Anc_8.240), with protein sequence MPVIEITSQDQFTDLTTTKAGNRLISLYFHTNWAEPCKVMNEVYSAISDEPSNKDVSFLAIDADTNSEISELFEVSAVPYFVIIQNGTILKELSGADPKEFIAVLDECIKSTTATDAPNNTAQDEEAEDEEETEEELNVRLAKLVNAAPVMLFMKGNPSEPKCGFSRQIVGILREHQVRFGFFDILRDNSIREQLKKFSDWPTFPQLYMNGEFQGGLDIIKESLEEDPDFFQHALQA encoded by the coding sequence ATGCCAGTCATCGAAATCACAAGCCAGGACCAATTCACGGACCTTACAACAACAAAGGCCGGAAACAGGCTCATCTCCCTTTACTTCCACACCAACTGGGCAGAACCATGCAAAGTAATGAACGAAGTATACTCTGCCATCAGTGACGAACCTTCTAACAAGGACGTTTCCTTCTTGGCCATCGACGCCGATACAAActctgaaatttcagaacTCTTCGAAGTCTCGGCTGTGCCTTATTTCGTCATCATTCAAAACGGTACCATCCTAAAGGAGCTATCTGGTGCTGATCCAAAGGAATTCATCGCCGTCCTAGATGAATGTATAAAGTCCACCACTGCCACTGACGCACCAAACAATACCGCTCAAGATGAAGAAGCGGAAGACGAAGAGgaaacagaagaagaattgaatgtTAGACTTGCTAAATTGGTCAACGCAGCACCAGTGATGCTATTCATGAAGGGGAACCCATCTGAACCAAAATGTGGCTTTTCTAGACAAATCGTCGGCATCCTAAGAGAACATCAAGTCAGATTCGGTTTCTTCGATATCTTAAGAGATAATTCCATTAGagaacaattaaaaaaattttcagattGGCCTACTTTCCCTCAATTGTATATGAACGGGGAATTCCAAGGTGGGTTGGACATCATTAAGGAATCGTTGGAGGAAGACCCAGATTTCTTTCAACATGCCTTACAGGCTTGA